attaggtccttttgtcatagtagcagcatatggcttgGGAGCATACAATTTgtctacccttgaaggtgattgatttgatgaacctatcaattccatccatctcaataaATTTTATGCTTgacatataaagtcctaaaaaaaatcagtaaaaagcatataaagtcctgaaaaaatcagtaaaaagcatataaagtcctgaagaaattagtaaaaaatagaaaagtagaaaatccctaaaaagcataaaacagtgaaaacagaaaaaaaagaaaaaaatcaaagtatggaaaaaatgaaataaatttagacagtgaaaacctggtaaacaagcgttatctaaaagtgagttcttccatctatgagattgctttgtgcacctatccactccatcccatcgcatctatcgcttccatctatcctagctcatcaatttcatctttcgtatccatttctttgaaccatttaacaagaaatatgcagcttaccaacaattatcaatctttgacatacttatcatagtcactgtcttagactTTATCAAAATTAATCATATCTGCATTATATccttccatggtttggatcttgatcaattcatacatccataatacaTTTTTGTTTCCGTTGCGGGCAAAATCCtatttccttttgctaaggtgatcttttcaATCTTTAAAAATcgaaaacattcggaaaacttcaaaaaaccaaaaacacataagattttgaaacagataacgagcaacaaggcAACGAAGATCAAGTCATTTTATAACAACTGAAGTGtgaaactcaaaaaatgaagaatcaactagcaagtaataaaagattatcaatgatcattttagatgattatatcagttaatgaccatgagaacatgtgaatgacatacaagattcagtgtttatatcttgattttattgttaatcatgtacTCGATGTGACTCAAatatgtccatgactagagaagctatgatggggcatgactattttatttatttgttgtctacagtttatctcttattaaggtatgtacttgtctagggatatgattggcaaaagatcaaggaggacattctgagtcatgcatgaaaggagataatccttgtcggttctgcaagaaatactcaagtcagcttgatttattatattaagttgcttgtataaactttctatatcaaaatccatgtaagaaatactcgggTCAGCTTGAATCACTATgttaagttgcttgtattttcttacaatatttttaaagctcaatgatgaaatcaagcactgttacaagacaacatatgaaaaTTGGAAGTATCTTTTTAGTTACATCATTTTCAGATTAGtccattattcatctgcattataagcattcattgtcagttgcattataagcatttcattctattcagagatcaacggtcataaataaagattgagtatacttggacaaacaaaaacaatgtgcatttgatcattgtaggttcatttatctttagaatcatttcaaccatcattcattttatttagttgcatttcaatcattgcattcaattgcatttcattaatcatgtagtatatcatcattattatttgcattagaaTCATTATCATTGTACttctttttatccattaaggtcatttagttgcatctttgcacttagattcattaatcattataagcattacatataaaaataaaaatcatttcatatagatcattgcatttgcatcatttaagttagtaattaatttcatttgcatccatgatcattaaAATCAAAAAAACAAATGCATTTTTGCATTTCCATCATCATAGCATCATAtagagaatcatcatcatgaaaaagaaaagaagagatcatcataacatcatccatgtaatcaatgcataataaaccaaagatcatcatatagagtccatgtctacatatagatcatcataaaaatagtaaaaagtccaagtatacaatgatatcaaaccaaaaatacaagtgcctcatcaatataaatcaagtcaaggttatCCTATGCCACTACCACCTAACTTCATtcgtctctgtggctgtgggcgagaagatcctccaaatggctatcccccatgatcaccactcctctgaggaggtcccatgaccccaccactgctagtatccatcctcatagtAGTATGATAGCTACCTGCCCTCTGAATCtctgtgactaaatcctcatataattgtTGCCAGTGTGTTGTCTCCTTCCCAGCCTAAAATAGTGCTCTGACGGTATCGGCTAAGAGAGTGCCCaatccaacctactgaatgtgatcaagaagaccttgagtatcatgttgtctcctaacaaccatgtctctctctatcatgagtgtctGCACTTGTGCTCTAAGCTGATCTATCTATGCTTTTAGACTATCCAAGGTATCCTGCTCTGGCACATCTAGGAACATGATCCTGAATCCCCTCATCTCAACCTCCCTCTCCATTTGCTGGAATCTAAACCCAAGTAGCCCTCAGAACCCATCATttaatgagaggaacatgatcctcttaatcctcctcctctccaccatgagctgtaaaaaccctagggtctggttgaatctgaccaaaatcaatgcctctcctgcaacccccatccagtccaatgCTCCTACCTCCTCCTATAGGGAGTAATCCTCTCACTAATCTCATACATGTCCTACCTGTatctgttagagtattcgggtatttacatgattaattaaacaatatttgtttaattatttaagttccctttatctcttttacacttaagctaactttaggtgcataataattaattcttttattaattattatgtgcaaacctaggttttcctttttagggtttcttgacctattaaaggttgacttctttcattgtattgtaaggattatcacattacacatttttgtgaatattgagctctcatctttttgagcatattttctgtgtatttgttttatctgttatttgcttccttgcttctcgtaacaggtttttcagcttgcagagatcatttgggctcctgcggtgttgtattttctcaactctaatatggtatcagagcttcaaatctgcagctatatgttcttgttttaagaatttttgcattagaagtagatctggggtttcggGAAGTTTAtttatgtacttagggataggccttttttttagcactttgggcctaaacggacctcaccattgtgctcagaaggcccaaaaacccctatagtcatataaaacttgaccatttttggctcctcagcctctaggagtattttttctccagtgCCAAGTCTTATGGACCTGGCACATGattcgagaaaaaaattcaaaaataatttttttccctttttatggcatgcaggccgattttttattttttatttttaaaaagaaaaaaaatcaaaggcGAAAAGGGTTTCAAAAAAAAAGGGCGaagttgttttttcaaaaaaaaataaaattgggggttcccatggtacgcagggtaccgtggggcccctggTACTGCATAGGTCATTGTCGCCTGCCCTGAACTCAGGCCCCACGCCATCGTCTGCCAGTCTCCCTCGGCTTCCCGACAGCCCTGCCTTCCCAGTCCCCGCCGCCACAGGACACGTCGGCCCCTCGGCATCCCGACGGCCTCGACCGACCCCGGCCTCGCCGCCTGCAGCTCCCCGGCCTCTACCACCTACAGCCCCTACTACTGCCACCTTTACGCTACGCCTCCTACGGCCCCACCGGCCTTCCTACCTGCGGCCCTTTCCCAACCTCTGTCGCCGCTACAACCCCCAGCCCGTCACCTGCACTACACCCACGCCCAACCGTCGCTTCGTCTGCAGCCTCCCTGTGCCACTCATGCCCACTGGCCGCAACCGCTCAGCCACCGCTAGGCCACTACCCTTGCGGCGCCCACAAGCCACCACTGCCTGGCTCTAGCCACCAGACTACCCTTctctcttgttttgaaggggggtttggttttttggccatatcttgggcatatagagtcattttttcaaaaatgaataggcgtcagaaaggtgGTTTTGAGTCGGACCTCGTGATGTTGGaaatattttccaattttttgtttaacttttttttttctagtcaaagtggggtctcgtttttgcacttcgggagccgtagaatgagcatccgaactccttttttcgaaaaaaaaaatatttttggaaagcatgtgttgtgtactttccagccatatgaatttTATTTCCATATTCTGCTCcaggaatattttcttcatttttttgctttttcagcactttgtggatatcttggttatttcaggtcctgggatctcttctctgagtatgatgtctctattttggttctcctttctatttctagtcttcttatcattgtagattcttttatgcaaacgcactaagataaagtgccatcatgcattgtttacttgagatCTTGCAAATCttatgccttattgtacatgcactacttataaagtgccatgagggggttgatgtttgccttgtttgccatctaccattgtccagtgagtgttccttccacaacattcacctcatgatgtgtgtcaagtgagtgttccttccacgacactatgtactttctcagcaactttgatgttcctggttcttcattgtgcagttcttgttggtcgttcttttcagtgtacctatccctctcccttttcagtattatggggaggtttgtcctgttggttctaatgcttccttggttcgattgatcagctcttcaggctttggttttttcattccatttgtatcttcgatttcagttgtttgccttgtttgccatctaattcgagtagtgtcatttgagggaactcatacagattacagtcttctctaactggtcatgttctatttcaatggagtcttcagatcagcagtttctCATCGatagtgtttgcatctatttcatgctttagtggtgttattttccatctctttttggagtagagttttttcccacatggttttctctatttctctagttcatagagatttggttgtatttgggtacctgattaggccttgttgtcgggacccatctttccttctttcagtagttgttctaggttttagcttctccctaagtctagcttaagggggggtgttagagtattcgggtatttacttgattaattaaacaatatttgtttaattatttaagttccctttatctcttttacacttaagctaactttaggtgcataataattaattattttattaattattatgtgcaaacctaggttttcctttttagggtttctttaccTATTAAAgggatcaggccttgttgtcgggacccatctttccttctttcagtatctgttctaggttttagcttctccctaagtctagcttaagggggggtgttagagtattcgggtatttacttgattaattaaacaatatttatttaattatttaagttccctttatctcttttacacttaagctaactttaggtgcataataattaattcttttattaattattatgtgcaaacctaagtTTTCCTTTttaaggtttcttgacctattaaaggttgagttatttcattgtattgtaaggattatcacattacatatttttgtgaatattgagatcttatctttttgagcatattttttgtgtatttgttttatctgttatttgcttccttgcttctccttgtaataggtatCCATCCCAATCCATCTTGcctctctcccacccatgggaagtggtctcccaacctTGCCAACCGTTCCAaaaggtcctccacagactctcaatcgacctcctctctatCTGGGTCTCCTACCGCCTCCATCTCCTCCCTTATCTCCCCCACCTTCGGCCTCTcgagaagctctaagctctcatctccatctctatatcctaatgatgggatcatctaaatcagcctcctcatctcctgagctaggaggagggtctGTTGGATCAGGAATCCGAcgaaaagggtgtgcaagcatgtactgagcataTTCTGCAGTCACCCCAGAATCTAGAAtttgtaatctcaaatcataagctaccctaggagtagccaaaaaCTCTGCGCATGCtttctcaaaagacaaagaaggtccccaatcttgcctatcgtGCATATATAGTGACACTAGTAGGCACGTGCTGAataataccaaactgtctcaaaatacgACTAATCAACTAccgctcaataatgtatggagtacgaccaatcaaatatctactctgcatgatatatgctaatgtctgtgcatcatccatccatggatcacaatcgatataaggtctccaaatgattATATCCAGTGAATCTataacccaacaccaatactccatcttactcagcttatgttgagtaaggatacctacatataaatagacatatggttgcctctcaccttgaactctatgatggataggccgagtaatagcaatgtgctccgagcaccagatctgtaaaagtgtgcatcATGTAGATAGACTCGCACTATCAtcaaaaacaacctgatgaagatcatgatacaaatgagaaagcatgcaaacaccccatgcatatcgaatccgatgttgcatcatgctctgaagaatctcaccccaaccaacagtgAAACCTCGAGATCTCATGTCTGGACAAATGAATCTGCCAATCAAACCTGTAAGAATCactgggagagtctcgtaatacatgatcatatcctcccatcggatctctcctctagaaatgctctcatcaccaaatacggctctgcaagcctctgtccctccaagatccttaaaatcatactggactaactcacgGGTCACAGGGATGTgaagaatcttgtagacatcctcgagtgtcacactaatctcactagtgggtaggtggaaagtgttatgcttgctatgccatctctctgctaaggcagtcaacaatcccctattatagGTAATATTAGGCATGTATAACAAATGGCATAATctgcaggcatctatatgtctaatctcagcctatgTAAGCTCTAACACTAAGTGGCACATGGCCGataatttctcccaacactggagaacatcaagtttctcctatttaacaaGAGAATTCGATCTttgtcaatcatctatctatcaaatcaaagagatcgctaatctatcaaatcaacaATTGATACATTTTTtcaatgaagcaaatcaggctatcaaaatcaacctaaaactatcaaatcatggttttttatcaatcaatgagttcaatcaaactctgttatgctcttcatcaaaaactaaatcggtctcttagagctaatctatcaatctaccaatcaaatcaatcaattgtttatcctatcaatcaacattatcaaaatttatatcaatcaagacatcaattgaatacctatcaatcacatttgcgcatcaaaatgcctaaatctaatcatctcAATGAATTTTAATATGGACAAAATAAAACAAATTCATCTAAAAGAAGAAGCGCTAACCTTTTCATGAAAAGAATTATTCTATTAACCACAAGCGCTAACCTTTTCATGAAAAGCATTATTCTATTAACCACAAGAGCTAAATCATTCAAAAGCATTAACCTTtttttaacatatgcgctaacCGACAAGTCAAAAgcgttaaatcattcaaaagcgcAAACCTTTTTCACATATGTGTGAATATATGAAACAAAAGCATGAATTCTACAAAAGCGCTAACATCCCAAATGAAAGCGGTAACCAAACATTCATATGCACTAAATTAACAAAAGTGAGAATCTACAAAGCAAAAGCGAGAACCAAGAAATAAAAAGCACTAACACACAAAATCGAAAAtcggaaaaataaaaacaaaacataaaacgtGTCGAAAAGCAAGGAAATTGGTACAGCAAGTTGTAAACAAGCTTGGGATGAGGTACATATCGGATaaccatactcaggaggtcactgATACCGTCGTAtgcactcaaatcgatggttctcgaacggaatcaccattttgccagctCAGCAAGACAATGCTTTTCACTTCACAagttgacaaggatgcaaatgagaataaaattaacctaggttaattttataattaccatttagaagggtaattaatgcttttaagtggggcagttttatttatttttcacaaataaatttaattgacggACCTTTTCAATTATTGTGAGATCACTCGCTTATCCAAATTTatcaataatttcacaatcaatctcccaagggggcacacaatcaggatttttatcgcCATCAggtgcattatcaagacttgatttaatctttgaaacaatgttgtctcaacatcatttcaaagaggggcaaaatgtatacacataaaaatggatatgagcgattaaataaatattttatatttatttaatatttattcttctattaaatagttttgattaagtaaaagcaggtatttgaaaggtacctgaaccttttacaagccaggaaatagaactgctaaaaaaagtgcctgatcacttcaaaaagacaaaatgaacccaccggaagggAACAAAttaacacatcattacattaaaaactcggaatagacaacaaaaggaaagcacaaagacaacaaagagacagaaccaaggacagcaactgaaactaaatactattcagaatttccttagcatgaacaaccatttgtttcatattgttcgttgaggtcttcatatcctccagctcatgaccttcgATGCCGtccttattctttgtgttagctttggtcctcctttcatgacccttcttgctCACTTTCTCTTTATCACCATCTTTCTCTGCATTATTCTCgaagctattgataaagatgttcatgttgtccactgaagatttgaggatttggaaattttgattagCAATCTTCTTGACGTTGTGCTCCAgcctgtcaattctgctgccaaaatctttcattttgttttccatttcctttctatctcccatattcttctattaaatagttaatttgaaaagattaattcatataattcatttcatgtccttctattaattaatttaattgaaacattttattaattaattcatttatccttttcctctaatcaattaattaaatatttaatatttaattattcttctaatcaatcaattaaatatctaatatttaatggttattcttctatcctatattctcaaatattaaataatttcttaattatttaattcattttccaactcatccttccatctccacttcatctttcctttgacaactcatccatcatgtggctaaattaattcaacaaaattaaaataaataaaacatttattagccacttatcttcaacttcaaaaataaatgaaatattgtgtacgtacacatatttcctaaccttcttctatattctctccaacatccctacatcttaggaagaacttgagtccacttgttctctcatgcctaaatcttctccaaccatccctagatttcctcagtcagcaacccaatcaaggtgagatgagtgacacttgtcttctccttccccctttctctcaaccttcaccttttctcacagccatccaaatttgtagatctgatcatgaccgttaatctcaagacacatcatcttatcctctcaaaagtctataaaagtatgagtttgagttgagaaagagttagtcttcaagttaaacaatttgagaaaacttatgcatctgtgagtttttattttgaagcaatttagcaatttagcatttctcatttagcataatcatttagctttaactcatttgcattgcatatcatagtatcagttaactatcagttatcagtccattcttcatatgccatcttggaagctaccagtgcttgtctgagagcaaatcttcagcaaccaggaacagtggagttaggacacaatgagacttaaatcatgaaggtaaaaatagtgtttttattttatatcaatttcatgtactttcattggttgagtttggatttcctatagcatttcctttgtatttttttgaaactaatatgttgcaggtagtattatgatgatgaaattcaagtcgacacactttCATGTTTGTTATGCATATGATTCTTCTGCAAAATTAATGAGAAAGATTGTTGTTCCTACTCATTCTATTTTCATATCTTATTGTGTTGTATGATTTTATGAAATATATTGTGAATATTTCAGTCCTTTGATTTCATTTCATTCATCTATGCAATGTTTATTGGAAATTAGCCTTAAGTGTTTATCAGGTTATATGTTGTGTAGTAACTTTGTTTCCGTAGGCAATATTGTATGAGATTCATCATCTATATGCAGTTGAAATAGGCCATCCTTCGTATGAAATGTTTATGGTTCACTTAAgaatgaataagttgtgaacaaTAGTTGTTTTTCTGAGTTGATATAATTGTAATCGGtcttttcaaaacatcaaaaaacaaaacatcttggtgcatcacctcaagCTAGTAGTAGAATTTCAGTTTCAAAGTATCCTCTTTACCTTTTCTTTGTCAAGAATTAGTAGTTTTAGGAGATTTCATAGGGAACCAACCCTCTCTGGAGGTCTACTTCCACAATAGGGTACCCACATCCTAGAGGTAGTCCCATGTGTCATAGGTTAGCTGAGTCTAGGCTTAGCTAGGGTGCAGACCTTAGTGATAACAATAACAAAATAACACACAAAATAAAAATTCAAGTGATAAAACCTTGACAAAATGCCAAGGAAACATCCATAGGGCAAGGTATCAGTATTCTTATTGCTTAGGAGAAAACATTTATAAACTTCACAGTTGTTTCTCTCTTAAAATCTGAATTTGCAAATACAACAACAAAAATTACAAATTTTGCATTCACAGTCAACATAGATATATAgaaaatattctaaatgcaatcACCACCAAACATAGAAATAACCTACTCAACTCCTTAAAAGAAAATGAGAACTTTCTCACAAAGAAGAGGTGCTATTCTGAAGGTGAGAAGAAATTACgaatttttaatttctaattttcaattgTTGTCATTATCCAACAATCTCTACCTTGACAATAATTTACTTGATAGCTGCCTAAAACCACTCACCACCACTTTTACAAGCCAAGAGAAGCCACAATCCACTTCAGCTTCTCTACCAATACTATTCTAGTAAACATGTCTACACTATTTTTAGGTGTATGAACTTTCTCAACAATTACTCCACCTCCATCAATAATTTATCTTACAAAATGTTGCTTgatttcaatatgcttggttctactATGATAAGTTGTATTTTTAGCCAAATTAATAGCTCTTTGACTATCACAAAATACAATCACTTTGTCCTACACTTTTCCAAGCTCACCCAAAATACCCTTCAACCAAATTTCCTCTTTACATGCATGTGAGATAGTCATATACTATGCCTTAGTTGTGGATAAAGCAACTGTTTCTTGAAGCTTTGACATCCAACAAATAGCTCCACCTACAAGATTAAAGACATAAACTGATGTAGATCTCCTTGAATCTAAATCACGtagaaaattaaaatcaacatAACCACACACTGAACCACTACAACCATTATAGGTGATATAATAATCACTTGTGCCTCTGAGACCGAAGCACTCATTTTATTGTTGCCAGTTCTCTTTACTTGTATTTTATATGTATCTACTGACAACACCAACTAGATGTGAAATATATGGTCTTGCACATACCATCTCGTACATTAAACTTCCTATTTCATTAGCATATGGTACATGAGACATATAATCCTTTTCTTCCTTAGTACTAGGACATAAACTTTAAAAAAGCTTAAAATAAGAAGCCAAAGGGATATTTATAGGTTT
The nucleotide sequence above comes from Cryptomeria japonica chromosome 11, Sugi_1.0, whole genome shotgun sequence. Encoded proteins:
- the LOC131860398 gene encoding vegetative cell wall protein gp1-like — protein: MEEGNPRSEDSTQDMEDVDTILNVVRNSSLEMFNFQKWVVDNITNIQEKQRELELKIDNLGTVGPLVLHRSLSPALNSGPTPSSASLPRLPDSPAFPVPAATGHVGPSASRRPRPTPASPPAAPRPLPPTAPTTATFTLRLLRPHRPSYLRPFPNLCRRYNPQPVTCTTPTPNRRFVCSLPVPLMPTGRNRSATARPLPLRRPQATTAWL